The nucleotide sequence CTAAATACCTAGTTTGTATAATTGGCTTTAGTAAGCAAGATATAACTAAGTGACAGGTTAAATGAACAATGATTGAAAAGAGATATTTACCTCTCAATAGGATACATCCACCTATAGTGTACTGGTCCTCCAAGTTTTGCTTCATCAACTAGATGACAGGTTAAATGAACTATGATTgtaaagaaagaaggagggaacaaCATTTCTAAATGACAAAGGGTAAGGATTATTCGAGGTTGGAGCTTCTCAAGTTCTGTAAGACTTAAGCTTTTAGAGCACAACTGTTGAAAGAATGAAGACAACTCTATTAGCACTGCAGTAACTTTATCTGGTAGCACATTACGTATGGCAATGGGTAATAGTTGCTGCATAAGGACGTGGCAATCATGGCTTTTCAATCCAGAGAGCTTTCTTTGCTTCAGGTCAACACACCGTGAAATATTACTCGAGAGACCATCTGGTACTCTAATATTCTTTATAGTACGCAAGAATATATCTTTCATAGAATTTGACATTGTGAACAAAGATGGATGATATCTCCCATTTTCATCTGGCCATTAATCGTTGAAGTCTCGGTTTTAGTGGAAAGTATCGCAATATCTTTGCCGGTTTCTTCTTTTTAGCATCGGTCCATTTAGATGTCTTGCATCTTTTGCATTCTTGCAAATCTTCATCCTCCCCCCAATATAACATACAATCATTAGGGCAAGCTGGTATCTTGGTATAATTAAGCCCTAGTTTGTTTATGGTTTTCTTGGCCTCATAGAATGTATTTGAAATCTTGGCATTTCCAAAAGCATCTTTTATTAACTTGAGGATTTCGGTCATGGCTTTGTCGCTTATTCTATATAAGCACTTTATGTGGTACAAACTAATCAAGAAAGACAATTTTGAATACTTTGTGCACCCTTCATATAATGGTTCATTACCATCTTCCAACAACTTATGAAATTCTACATTTTCTCCACTATGCTCTTCATCTCCATCTCCATCTTCTGTATTGCCTCCATCTCCATCTCCATCTCCATCTTCATTCAAGTCAGATCCAGCGACTCCAAACGCGTCATTGAGCATTGTTACCATTGGATGCTGAGATGTCGAATCATCTTGTACAATATGACTAGTTTGATAAACTTGTGACCCAACTCTAACTGCTTCGTCACCATGCCAATACCAAACTTTGTAGTTTTCTGGAAATGGCTTGACTATTAAATGTTCAAAAACTTTCTCTCTTGTTTGCCACTTGCGAAAACCACACACCGGACAAGGACATTTAATCTGACGACCCGCGAGAGACCGATGCTCAAAAGCAAAATCCAAAAACTTGTTTAAACCATCTCTATACTCATGCGTGGTTCGTGGTTTTCCAATCCACGACTTATCGATTGACATGACTAAGAGGGACTACAAATAgggatttaaaaaaattaaaagtctaTATATATTCTAAAGGTAAGAAAATTATTCTTGTTTGTGCAAATTAGATATTAAACAAATACTTAAATAGTATTCTAAaagaaactataaaaaaaattataattacctCTTTCAAATGATAATTTTGTGGCTGTAACAGTGACTTTGTGAATTTTTCCTTCTCAAGTAGTTGTATATATGATCTAAAGAAGAAGCTGGGTAAGTTAAGAAGCTAAAAAAGACATTACTCAtcaatttgaaaaacagaaatagTATATTaatctcacataaaaaattattaattgccttttaattttatcatttaaaaaatgtatttaaaaaaaaagaagaaacaaataATAGATCTGGAGGGAAATAAGGAGACTAAGGTATCTGAAATATCAGCAACAACAATGAATAGCAAGTAAATCAATGAATGGGAAAAAAAAGTAATAGCATTAACATAGTCTATATTAATAATGAGAAACTACTACTGTCTCCTATTGCACTAAGAATTTATATATTGATATATGTGTTACATCAAAGAGAGATGCTGGACTTATATATTgacatataaaaataagtataAAAAGTATAAAATTGTTGGTGTATAAAAAGTATAAAGAGAGATGCTGGACGTTCACTAAGAAAAATAAGTATAAAAATCAATTAAACCGTGTCCATGCATGATTGACATATAAAAAGTCTTCAGTTGTTGGTGTATAACATGGATAAAATTGTTTATCTTATCCTAATTAATGATCCTCTAATAAATCTATTTCTGTAAATGACAAAAAGGAGAAGCTAGCTAGAAATAGGTATGGTATGGTATGGTATGGTATGGCTCACAAGTCACAAATGTCTAGTCAATAGAGTTATAGCCCTAGATGAATGAAATTATCAAAGTCACAAGCGTAATGTTCAAGTTAAAATTCTCTAATTATTAAGgggatgcaatttaatttttcaatttatGTTCAATGTTTGGTTATTCTACTTTTTACTAGAACAAGAACAGGAGGAATATTTTTGTGTGTGTGAATGAATTAATGCATGCCAGCTTATTGCATATGAGAGctctaaattaaaataatttgaaaatgctCAAATTAAATAGAATGCACTTTAAAATTGACTAGTTATTAAAATAAGTTagttatttcatttttttcctttttacaaTATGTCATTTGAAAGCATTCAAGTTGCAGTGAGTTATTAAAATCAGTTTGCAATTGAGTGCAACAGCAACAACTATAATCAATGTCAAAATTTGACTAGTTAATAAGCTCAAAAACTGCAGCACAGATTAGATTTTTCATGTACCTAGTAaacttatttgtttatttgtgtaAGAAAAGTACATGAAATAGATAGAAAAAATTCACATTTTCAATAGAACTAAGAGGATAAAAAGAATATGATAGGCACAATCAAAGAGCAGGAAATGACCATTAGAAATTACAATTTCATCAATTTTGGCCATAACCCAATTAAAAATCACAATGGTAACACATGATTAATCCAAAGAATCTAACCCGGCAAATTGACCCAAAACATAAAGGAGTTGAAGTTTAAAACCAACACAACAATGAGAAATCTGCACAATACTCGACAATATCCCAAGAGAAATCACAATGAAACAAAAGAATATGACAATAATCAGGCACACAAAGTAAGAACCACTTAAATCAACCAGGAATAAACTTAGCACATAAACTATCCATCATCaggaaaataaggaaaaaaactTAAGAAGCATATTTACCAAATATCATAACCCTGACCAATAAGTTGCTCAGAAATTCCCCAAGCAGAATGCTAGGAACAAAGTATAGGAGCAGAGGAAACCAAAAACCAAATAAAGAAAAACTCCAGCCCCAACAtcattcaagaagaagagttaatGATCTATTTTTTCAGGATAATCTCAAGCAATAAGAACGCAATTAAACTCCATGAACAGAATGCCACAGGCACAAGCACAATCAAATGGCCAGAAATCAATGAATACAGAACAGAGCCCTACTTCACTAAGCTTATTCAGTCTGAACTCATTCATCAATTCACTATATTAAGAAATAGCAGGATGAATTAACTAGCAAAATCCAAAACAATAATAAGAGTGGCAGCAATTGAACCATTGACACATGCATCGAAGTAAATAcataaggaaagagaaagtgaAGTTACCGTCAATCCAAGATCTGATATCATCGACTAGTTGAACACAAGACCCGATCGGCGTCAATCACCCCCACACCAACGTCAATGGAATACTTCAACACAAGCTCCGATCGTGGAGCTGCAGAGAAACAAACCCCCCCCAAAAACGAAGAAATCAGTAACTGGCGGAGAGGGACAGGTACCTAGAGAACTTGAGAGGGAGCTGCAGAGAAACAAATCAGTAACTGGCAGAGAGGGAGAAGTACCTAGAGAAGTCGTAACCGGTGGAGAGAGGAGAAGCTGAGAGGGAAGAACGGCGTTGTCGGAGATCGAGAgcgaagggagagagaagggagatCGAGAGCACCGTTATAGTGTGTTTCGTTTAAGGCTAGGGTTGCAATTCTTTTGTTTTATATATGTgtgaaaacggcggttcaaaaccgCCATAATCACCCAGACCGCCAGCAAACACAAAGTTAATTATGGCAGCAACCAAAAATGCCATAATAACCGGGTATTACAGCGGTTCTTGAAAACCGCCGTAATGTCAATgccattttaaactctttttttttgtagtgaatgTGAATGGAATAACGATATCTAATGGATTTTCACACACATATTTCACTCCTTCAGCTGTTTATAACAAAATTTGTCCATGATAATATACTTTTAACATCACTCTATCATCCATTATGATATATTCATATTAAACACTCTCAATCTTGGTATTGTTTCTGTTGAatcaatgaagaagaagaaagaaccaGAGGGGTTTCCAAAGAGAGAATTGAGAGACGAAGAAAAAATGGAGAGTTCAGCCAACTTTGGGTATAACACAGAAATTGGACAGTCCGACCGCATTTTTAccatttcaaatattttaaagaaCTGAAATCAGATCGTTCGATAAGCCttatatacaaataaaaaaattgcatgcatgaaatcggaccgtccaaaGACTATACAAacaaagatttaaaatttttttgcctACACAAATCAGACCATCCGATTTGTGTTCCCCTTTTTTGCCACaaagaaatcggacggtccgatttctttCCCCGAACTTCAAAAAACTAACGCTGTCACAACAGTGTACCCATACCTCCATAACTCAGCATTACACACACTTtatattcatattaaaaataatgagCTGTTCTGAGATCTGCCGTATACAAAATGTCTCCTGCTCACactgtaaatattttttatattaaaaatattacacCACATTAATCACTTACTACTTTTCTATTTAGTTGTTTCTCACACCATAAGTGACTTTACATATTTATTATAGGGATACGACGtaattcattaaaattaaataatattatttaatcaaATATTTAGCATCAAAGTTAAGGTAAGGTCATTTCATTTAGTCCAACATGAAAGAATATGTGTCAGTTGAGTTCACACGATAAAATCGCATGAAAAGAAGTAAAAACTAATATAGTACAATTTTTTCAATCTCAATAATATTTATGCTGTAGTTgagatttttaaaatcttttttgatACAAATAGTTAATATCAGAGACTACTTttgatgcggggaaaacttgtctcaacaaatcttccttcggcaagtgtaccgaagttgtcgtcaaatAAAAACTCACAattgagtgaggtcgaatcccacagggattgattgatcaagcaactttaattagaagaatgttctagttgagcgaatccagaaattgggttgagagttgcagaaaataaaatggtgggaatgtaaataacagaaaagtaaatgctagaattaaaggaatggaagtaaatgactgaaagtaaattgcagaattataaatgggaatgggggatttgctcataaaagtaaatcgcagaaattaaagagaatgggtaagattagagatggggagttcattgggcttaggagatgttgcaattctccagatcaagttcattttcatctcttcctcaatcaatgcactcattgatctcctcttgctcctttttggtcctgaaatcaagcaacaaagtgcatcaaagctccagtccaagtcatgagtaatgcaacataatatttgtcactaaacttatgcaaaatcctcttgaaatcatgtaaaatgcacaatgtatgcttgagtcaaggcataagtgaatatttacccgaaaatagcttatttcctaaagaaatgcatgaaactaacctaaaaacagtaaagaaaaggtcagtgaaactggccaaaatgtcctggcatcacaacaccaaacttaaagcttgcttgttcctaagcaagtactggaacaagagcatgatgaatggaatatccagaggaatgagtcatccttgtggaagtcatattactgattttatggtggtttcatgcatagcaacttaggttcattccattactggtattcaagttggctgggtcaTGATACTCTTCTTGTTGATGTTCTTCCTGATGGTATTCCTCTTGATGAGCTTCTTCCTGGGCCTTTTGCCTTCCTATATGTGGCCTTCTTAGTTGCTGAGCCGGTGTGGTATAGACCATTCGCTCGAGGGTGACTGGCCTACCTGGGTTTACCCAGTCTGGGCTGCTGTCCTCAAATActaccttggccttgttgcacaagcggagaatggtgctggggtaccaaagtctggctcctgagtcagctttctcagctgactcttgaatcccttcgGCAATGAGCTCATGCACCTTGATTTCCCCACCTTGTACTAAGCATTGTACCATAGTGGCTCGATTGATGTTAACCTCCGAATTGTTAGCAGCTggtaggatggacctccttacaagctCAAACCACCCTTTGGCTTCAGGGTGAAGGTCCCCCCTTTTTATGAATTTTGGTCTCCCATCTgagtacctctcccagtcagcggcTATGACACAGATGTCTGATGCTATCTCTGAGAGCTCATCCTTATcggggcttctacttatcctttcctgataactctcctcatcaaaatgaggtgattttaattgaagagctcttgttatggcacttgggctgaagtccacctcccttcctctcacatagcttttgaaggttggggctttggtcttatcctctctaactgcatttgcatagaattctttgatgaggtttccattgatctttccctctggactggtgagcaattgccaccccctctgttcgatttttctccaaatctgtggtgattcatttgcattgatttggaagattaattCTGGCAATATCCTTCTGAcacttatccgctcaaattcatgctcatgaaaggcagtcttgaatctcttgtCATCAAAAGGAGCACTCTCCATAGGCcctttcctcttttgcctctttgagcttgatgatgccatggcTTGAATTGTTGTTTGAGGGGGTTTGAGGCTTCGGATAGATGAAGAGAGGATTGGTTAAAGCAATTTGTGATGAAGGGTTTAGTGTGCCAatagaagtgtggagagtggggatttgaatgtgaggagtgagcatgcactacggttcacttatataagaaaatcatgagtggatgaagggtgtggattgcatgaatgtttactagatgaacggatggggttgtgtatgaagggaagacaaggatcatcactttaatgagagtgattggttcgttcttcaagggtcttctttctccaatgttgcatggcagcgtttccccatgcgttccttcttgagacatgtgtgtagtgctcttcattaagtggtgaaatctcccccatttaattgtccaatcaatcctttttatgcttcttttcctttcctataaagatttgaaataagggaattaatatataaaaaaaattaaaactctacggctagaataaaatgaaagaaaggatttgattgtttgtttatgaatttcaaccaactgactaactattggtggttccttatatgcattttggtggcaccatggggtgacaccaaacttagtctgaagcactgtgatgaaagttttgtgttcaaagctcccaagactagcatgcaactTGGttcgctttgaacaccaaacttgttcctcactatattctgcataagaagactttcaccaattgtttgttaagtttggattgaagctcataaagattgacttattcattatcatttgaaagcatataaaacatgggttgcctcccatgaagcgcttctttagcgtcactagcttgacgtttttttttctttcatcacggtggttggtagtgcttaaagtcctcccctcttgctgtggacttgtatccattggttggatcaatgatctccacatgttccaggaaaagaactctgttgatagtgaagaccttgggtaatTGAGATGGCACAGTAGGGATATTAGGGGGAATATCCGGGAAGtaggctgagacaactctatcccctggagagaagtcttccgtagggatcttcttgttcctccatctccttaataccttcttttttgtttcttttgaggttgccttccccttggtgacctcttttctccaaggagttgtgatgctatcttcacctgcctctagaggtttgggttcctccaacttttccttgagctgtggcaattgctgttttccttgtttgttaGTTAAGGGGGTCTCAGAacgaactggctgtgcttcagtgcttgtttcctccttcagtgtctcattatcatttgtgcttagttccttgtcctcttgatctgtttcttgtgagagtttgaaaacattgaagctgagtcgttcatcatggattctcaatattagctcccctttctctacatcgataagtgctctggccgtagctagaaatggtcttcccaatatgattgggtgagtgtgactttcttccatgtccagaatgacaaagtctgttgggagaaagtacttctcaacctttagcaacacattttccaccactcctattgcttgcttttgagttttgtcagccagtctgataatgacatctgtaggcattatctcattgatctacagcctcttcaccagggataagggcagtaaaTTGATGCTGGA is from Arachis ipaensis cultivar K30076 chromosome B01, Araip1.1, whole genome shotgun sequence and encodes:
- the LOC110271687 gene encoding uncharacterized protein LOC110271687 yields the protein MSNSMKDIFLRTIKNIRVPDGLSSNISRCVDLKQRKLSGLKSHDCHVLMQQLLPIAIRNVLPDKVTAVLIELSSFFQQLCSKSLSLTELEKLQPRIILTLCHLEMLFPPSFFTIIVHLTCHLVDEAKLGGPVHYRWMYPIERYLGHLKSYVRNKAKSEGSIAEGYVAEEALTFCSRYLEGIETRFNRPPRVDDRPDGNYNTHVDSLFPQMGNSKGAFTVFELSPMEKKQAHRYVVLNCPYVKPFIE